In a single window of the Raphanus sativus cultivar WK10039 chromosome 9, ASM80110v3, whole genome shotgun sequence genome:
- the LOC108825229 gene encoding putative F-box protein At5g62660: protein MVKCLTIQWKKRLSSKAMRRARGGRRTRIQRRDDREIFFDLMIEILRRLPAKSLMKFKCVSKLWSGLICSRYFSNLYLLTRNVSSSPSPPRPLGLFMSFTSELHFYCDSMDLCNNPGKSDLLSLRLSSSSNSVEPSLEADLNLPGMGGHRMEILRGLILYIVCRKACIYNPTTRQSLTLPAVKSNIFAQQERHKRVYYFFGYDPVHDQYKIVCSVVLGSSHFLRITTEYWVFVLEPGGFWKKIEHDGQSHVPQRQGLCINGVIYYLAFGHTCGDTIYTFDVSSEKFHRIQAPHEVSSFRGSVVFIEHGGNPSLFDYSHIKKTGVSELWVLENSGTWSRKTLVLKPCQIHLVKDINIITLMVHGTCQNNEVILVLPNTCYLLYYDLINNDLRKVNINRERPPDRRPYMYITVKDNCENIMHLET from the coding sequence ATGGTTAAGTGTCTGACTATTCAATGGAAGAAGAGGTTGTCATCAAAGGCGATGAGAAGAGCAAGAGGAGGGAGAAGGACAAGAATACAAAGAAGAGATGATCGTGAGATTTTTTTTGATCTCATGATCGAGATCCTGAGGAGATTGCCTGCTAAATCACTTATGAAGTTCAAGTGTGTCTCAAAGCTCTGGTCTGGTCTGATCTGTTCCCGATATTTTAGCAACCTTTATCTTCTTACTAGGAACGTCTCATCATCTCCATCGCCACCGCGACCACTTGGTCTATTCATGAGTTTTACTTCTGAGTTACACTTTTATTGTGATTCAATGGATCTCTGCAACAACCCTGGAAAGTCTGACCTGCTATCATTAAGGTTATCATCGTCTAGTAATAGTGTTGAACCATCCTTAGAAGCAGATTTGAATTTACCGGGGATGGGAGGACACAGGATGGAGATTCTTCGCGGTTTGATTTTATACATTGTTTGCAGAAAAGCATGTATCTATAATCCCACAACTAGACAAAGCTTAACCTTACCCGCGGTCAAATCCAACATCTTTGCTCAACAAGAACGTCATAAACGTGTCTACTACTTTTTCGGGTACGATCCAGTTCATGATCAATACAAAATAGTATGCAGTGTTGTGCTAGGCTCAAGTCATTTTCTCAGGATAACCACCGAGTATTGGGTCTTCGTACTGGAACCCGGaggtttttggaaaaaaattgaGCATGATGGTCAATCTCACGTGCCACAAAGACAAGGACTCTGCATCAACGGAGTTATATATTATCTGGCTTTCGGTCATACATGTGGCGATACCATTTACACTTTTGACGTTAGCTCTGAAAAATTCCATAGGATCCAAGCACCACATGAGGTGTCTAGTTTTCGTGGTTCTGTGGTTTTCATAGAGCATGGTGGGAACCCATCACTCTTTGATTattcacatattaaaaaaacggGTGTGTCGGAGTTGTGGGTGTTGGAGAATAGTGGAACATGGTCGAGGAAGACTCTGGTTTTGAAGCCTTGTCAGATACATTTAGTGAAGGACATTAACATTATTACGTTGATGGTGCATGGTACGTGTCAGAACAATGAGGTTATCTTGGTGTTGCCTAATACTTGTTACCTTCTCTATTATGATCTGATAAATAATGATTTGAGAAAGGTTAATATCAATAGGGAAAGGCCACCAGACCGGAGGCCGTACATGTATATCACAGTTAAGGATAACTGTGAAAACATCATGCACTTGGAAACTTGA
- the LOC108825230 gene encoding protein NSP-INTERACTING KINASE 1-like: MVTLLQVLFSAILSVETEYLQNGRATEKSDIYRFGVLLLELVTRKRPTNTTFVKRGLNVAGWMNTLPTEEDRLDDVTDKRCVDVDKDSIGGFVEISCEVFAKLLVDEETHVTTYLAPGSNGRVTEKYDVYIFGVLLLELVTGKRPTDTTFVKRGLNVAGCMNTLPTEEDRLDDVTDKRCVEVDEDSIREFVEISCEV, translated from the exons ATGGTTACCTTGCTCCAGGTTCTGTTCTCAGCTATCTTATCTGTGGAAACCGAGTATTTGCAGAATGGTAGAGCGACAGAGAAGTCTGATATATACAGGTTTGGAGTTCTTTTGCTTGAGCTTGTTACTAGAAAAAGACCAACAAACACAACATTTGTTAAAAGAGGATTAAACGTGGCTGGATGG ATGAACACTTTGCCGACGGAGGAGGATCGATTAGATGATGTAACGGACAAGAGATGTGTCGACGTAGACAAAGATTCTATAGGAGGATTTGTTGAGATAAGTTGCGAAGT TTTCGCAAAGCTTCTTGTTGATGAGGAGACTCATGTTACCACTTACCTTGCTCCAGGTTCT AATGGTAGAGTGACAGAGAAGTATGATGTATACATCTTTGGAGTTCTTTTGCTTGAGCTTGTTACTGGAAAAAGACCAACAGACACAACATTTGTTAAAAGAGGATTAAACGTGGCTGGATGC ATGAACACTTTGCCGACAGAGGAAGATCGATTAGATGATGTAACAGACAAGAGATGTGTCGAAGTAGACGAAGACTCTATAAGAGAATTTGTTGAGATAAGCTGCGAGGTGTAA
- the LOC108825231 gene encoding FRIGIDA-like protein 5, whose amino-acid sequence MGFGWKFLCLVISLGESNAEEARLSELRRLVEECEAERILKESEISEMVESWRQTKIEIDSKDEQLAQMESELERYHAQVSAEMDRLRKLDQEAERKSKDLTLVQDKIAECEKLLEAQSSELVSKEKELEALSLDIGLSEQKVMSFNNDMKEACQRMETKGKELEYVQKLIEERSAQCESLKLLIEEHNEQLASAMIAPALPPVNSVLSLDVKLEEPISNSVASRSSPDVQQDITSSSHLPNEDAPLRDIEDSASLSLDEVFTELRMFKDPGRFVLTSVEQALTDPSERGELSLEEPILMPLVSLLEELARVGISADPDLQSDATKVADRWVEMMGASVEKSQLEAWAVLQFIVAFGLVKGTKQEQTLQLASYVAHFKYAPELFESLGLSHAIPNFVTELFGKGLYIPAIRLMFTFNVKNNFSPMELLKVQIINLRRSAKENRRYETQAEEANRDAATMMDIMELIEDFKLEIDMPVDLILKFMVPASSVPVQSTHMQASDTVIQSSCIATHGSNPSLPTSFGTEPYQAGGSTALLEGQQPSHHAGSKRPRVDRILDR is encoded by the exons ATGGGTTTCGGATGGAAGTTTCTTTGCTTGGTGATCTCTCTAGGGGAGTCTAATGCTGAGGAAGCGAGACTGTCTGAGCTTAGGAGATTGGTGGAAGAGTGTGAGGCAGAGAGAATTTTAAAGGAAAGTGAGATTAGTGAGATGGTGGAATCGTGGAGACAGACTAAGATTGAGATTGATTCTAAAGATGAACAGTTAGCACAGATGGAGAGTGAACTTGAGCGATATCACGCTCAGGTGAGCGCAGAGATGGATAGGCTGAGGAAGTTGGATCAAGAAGCTGAGAGGAAATCAAAAGATCTCACGTTGGTTCAAGACAAGATTGCGGAATGTGAGAAGCTGCTTGAGGCACAGTCATCTGAACTTGTCTCTAAAGAGAAAGAGTTGGAAGCACTTAGTCTGGACATTGGCTTGAGTGAACAGAAGGTCATGTCCTTCAATAATGACATGAAGGAGGCTTGCCAACGGATGGAAACAAAAGGCAAGGAATTGGAGTATGTTCAAAAGCTAATTGAGGAAAGGAGTGCACAATGTGAGTCACTCAAGTTGTTGATTGAGGAACACAATGAACAACTTGCTTCAGCTATGATTGCGCCTGCTCTGCCACCTG TCAACAGTGTGCTATCATTGGATGTTAAGCTTGAAGAACCAATCAGCAATAGTGTGGCTTCTCGCTCCTCCCCGGATGTTCAACAAGACATAACATCATCATCTCATTTGCCTAATGAAGATGCTCCTCTCAGGGACATAGAGGACTCAGCTTCTTTATCGCTGGATGAAGTCTTTACTGAACTTCGAATGTTTAAAGATCCAGGCAGGTTTGTTCTAACTTCTGTCGAGCAAGCACTCACGGATCCTAGCGAGAGAGGGGAGTTGAGTTTAGAAGAGCCTATACTAATGCCTTTGGTTTCCCTTTTGGAGGAGCTGGCACGTGTTGGTATCTCTGCTGATCCTGATCTACAGTCTGATGCAACCAAAGTGGCAGATCGATGGGTGGAGATGATGGGAGCTAGTGTTGAAAAGTCACAGCTCGAGGCTTGGGCTGTTCTGCAGTTCATTGTGGCGTTTGGATTGGTGAAAGGAACTAAACAAGAACAAACTCTACAGCTTGCCTCTTATGTTGCTCACTTTAAATATGCTCCAGAACTTTTTGAATCTCTTGGTCTAAGTCATGCCATCCCAA ATTTTGTCACAGAGCTCTTTGGCAAAGGTTTATACATTCCGGCAATCCGGTTAATGTTCACCTTCAATGTGAAGAACAACTTTTCTCCAATGGAGTTGTTGAAGGTACAGATCATCAATCTCAGACGCTCAGCCAAAGAAAATAGAAGATATGAAACACAG GCTGAAGAAGCTAACAGAGATGCTGCTACAATGATGGACATAATGGAACTCATTGAAGACTTCAAGCTGGAAATTGACATGCCTGTGGATCTCATCCTCAAATTCATGGTTCCTGCATCATCTGTTCCAGTTCAATCAACTCATATGCAGGCTTCAGACACAGTCATTCAAAGCTCTTGCATCGCCACTCATGGCTCAAACCCTAGCCTTCCAACAAGCTTTGGTACGGAACCGTATCAAGCTGGTGGTTCAACTGCGTTGTTGGAAGGTCAACAACCTTCACACCACGCTGGTTCTAAACGTCCAAGGGTGGATCGGATCCTAGACCGGTGA